The Streptomyces sp. R28 region TCCTCGTCATCTGCGGCCGCTGGATCTTCTGGCCGGTGATCCCGCACCTGGGTACGGAGAACCCGGACAGGCGAGGCGTCTGGGCCCGCATGGGCCGCCGTATCGCCCACCGCCCGCGCATGGTCTGGGCCGTCACGGCCATCGCCCTGGCGATCTGCTCCCTGGGCCTGATCCAACTGCGCGCCGAGGGGCTGAGCAACGCCGACGCGTTCACCGAGAAACCGGACTCGATCACCGGCCAGGAGGTCTCCGCGCAGTACTTCCCGGCCGGCAGCGGCGACCCGCTGGTCATCGTCAGCAACCAGGCACAGGCCGTGCAGGTGGGCCGCGCGGTGGCCGGGACACAGGGCGTCGTCCCCGACTCGCTGGGCCTCCCCCCGGGCACGAAACCGTCGTACGACGGCAAGGTGCTCTTCGAGGCGACGATGACGGACCCCGCCGACAGCGAGGCCGCGAAACAGACCGTCGAACGAGTCCGCGACGCCGTCCACGAGGTACCGGACGCGGACGCTCAGGTGGGCGGCGGTACGGCAGCCCTGCTGGACATGGACAAAGCGACAACCCACGACAACATACTGATCATCCCGCTGGTCCTGGTCGTGGTCCTGCTGATCCTCTGCGCCCTGCTCCGCGCCCTGATCGCCCCGCTCCTGCTGATCGGCACGGTGATCCTGTCGTTCGCCGCCGCGCTGGGCATCAGCGCCCTGGCCTTCCGCCACCTCTTCGACTACGCGGGCGAGTCGACCGACTTCCCGCTGTTCGTCTTCGTCTTCCTGGTGGCGCTGGGCATCGACTACAACATCTTCCTCACGACCCGCATCCGCGAGGAGGCAACCCACCAGGGCACCCGCCCCGGCGTCGTCACCGGCCTCGCCGCCACCGGCGCCGTCATCACGTCGGCCGGCCTGGTCCTGGCCGGCACCTTCGCCGCCCTGGGCACCCTCCCCATGGTCGCCTTCGCCGAAATCGGCTTCGCCGTGGCGCTGGGCGTCCTCCTGGACACCTTCATCGTGCGCTCGGTCCTGGTGACGTCCCTGTTCCTGGACATGGGCCCGAAGGTGTGGTGGCCACACCGGCTGGCCCGGGAGGACGGGGGCGCGGCGGCGGTTCCGGAGGCGGAGGAGGGGATCGCGGAGCGGGGTGGCTGACCGGGGAGACGGCGCGGCGGGCCCGACATCGACGGGCCCGGCATCGGAGGGCGAGCCGGTCACTTGCCGTACTGGAAACTTGCCACTTTCCATACTGGAAACTAACCGCTACTCTTTCCGTTATGGAAACTAACGGGGTACGACTGACGCCGGAGCAGGCCCGTTCCGCACTGGCCGACACCGAGCACGTCCGGGCCTCCGCCGCAGCACTGTCGGCCACACCATGGCCGAACTGGTTCTTCATCACGCTTACGCTCTACGCTGCCGCGCTCCCGATCACCTACGGAGGCGTCATGGCCGACTCGGACTGGCTACTGCCGCGCCCCGCCTGGATGGGCATCATGCTGGCGATCACCGCGGTGTACGGGGCGCTCTTCGCCGTCGCGGCCAAGGCTTGGCGCAACAAGACCGGGGTGGCACTGCGGTTGGACGTGCTGCCGAAGCGGGCGACCGTGCCGCTCGCGGTCGGCCTGCCCGTGCTGCTGGTGGGGACGGCGTTCGCATTCCGCGTCACCGGATGGCCGGCGTGGCTGATCGCGGCCTCGCTGATCAATGCCGCCGCGTCCGTCGGCTTCCACCTCGCCTTCGTCCGCCTGCACCGGAAGACCGCGTGAGCGCCGAGAACCACGACCCTCTGGAGGGTTTCGACACCACCATCCACGCCCCGAACCGGCTGCGCATCTGCGCCCTCCTGGACACCGCGGGCGAGGCGGAGTTCGGCCTGGTCCAAAAGCAACTCGCCCTCTCCGCCTCCGTACTGAGCAAGCACGTCACCGTACTGATGGACGCCGACTACGTCGGGCAGCGCAAGGCCGTCCGCGACACCCGGCAGCGCGTATGGCTCCACCTGACCCGGCGAGGCCGGGATGCCTACCGGGGGCACCTTGCGGCGCTGCGGGCGATCGTGGGGCCGTCGGATCCGGCTGTCTGATCACGATCGGACCCATCGGAACCAGATGAGGAGCGCGGCAGCGGTGACCTTGCCGAGGTGGACGTATCCGCGTTCGTTCATAGCGGATAGCCACGGTGCTGAACTGCTTCAGCTTTCCGATGGCCCGCTCCACCGCGTGGCGATCTTTGTACCGCTCTTCGTCGAAGCCCGGAGGCCGTCCGCCGCGTGAACCCCGGCGCATACGGGCGGCCTTGTGGTCTCTACGTCTCCGGAATCACGTGCCGGATGCCACGCTTGCGGAGGTACGCGAGGATCTTGAGGTTGCTGTACGCCCTGTCGACGCCGACGCTGTCCGGCGTGCGCCGGGGACGTCCGAGTCCGGTGCGGGGAACTCGGATCTTGTCCATGACCGGCTCGAACTGGCTGCACCCGCCCCGCTGACCTGGGGTGATGAGCAGGGCCAGGGGGCGGCAGTGGCCTTCCGCGGCCACATGGATCTTGGTGGTCAGTCCGCCGCGGGACCGGCGGGAGGGCTTCGCCGGCTGCACCACCCTCTCCAGCAGGCCGCGCCGAATACCACCGCCGACAGGTGCTGAACCGATCTTCGTGGGGCCTCTTTTGAGGAGCCCGGCGGTGCGGGCGGCGGGCCCTTCGGTGCGCCCGCGGCGTGATGGCGAGCACGTCCGACGGTGGAGTCGACGTTGATGGCCTCTCAAGGGCCGAAGCGGGGTCTGGGCCGGCAGCCCCAGCGGGGCCCAGGGGCAGAGCCCCTGACGGGGTCGAAGGGGCAGCGCCCCTGGGGGTGGGACGGGTAGGGGCGGCGGGGGCGCAAACAGCCAGGCCCGCACCACCACCGGCCGACGAACAACCGAAGCCGCGCCGTACGCCCCGCCTCAGCCCACCTGAACCACCCGACCCACGTGGCTACCTGGCTACCTGGCTACCTGGCCCACCTTCCGAATCAACGCCAAATACATCGCATCCGTCCCATGCAGATGAGGCCACAACTGCACATCAGGCCCCTCCCCCAACTCCGGCACCCCGGCGAACAGCGCCCGAGCATCGATCAGCTCACCATCAGCCCGCTGCTTCAACACGTCATCGACAACCGCCCGCGTCTCAGCAAGATGCGGCGAACACGTGGCGTACCCGACAACCCCACCCACCCGCACAGAATCAAGTGCGGCCTGCAACAAGCCCCGCTGCAGAGGCGCGAACCCCTCCAGGTCCTCCGGCCGCCGCCGCCACCGCGCCTCCGGCCGCCGCCGCAACGCCCCCAGCCCGGTGCACGGAACATCCATCAGCACCCGGTCAAAAATCCCGTCCCGCCACGCCGGCCGCGTCCCATCCGCAGCGATGACCTGATACGGCCCCGGATTGCCCTCCAGAGCCTTGGCCACGAGCCCCGCCCGATGCGGCTGCTTCTCGGAGGCGAGCAGCATGGCCCCCCGCTCGGCGGCCAACGCCCCGAGCAGTGCCGCCTTGCCGCCGGGCCCGGCACACCCGTCGAGCCACCGCTCATCGGGCCCGTCGAGGGGAGCGTTGGCAAGGGCAAGGGCAACCAGCTGACTCCCCTCGTCCTGCACCCCCGCACGCCCTTCCCGTACGGCCTCGATCGCGCCGGGCTCCCCACCCTCGGCCAGCCGCACGGCATACGGCGACCAACGCCCCGGCACGGCGGCCTCCTCACCGAGCAGCTCCTCGGTCGTGGCCCGCCCGGGCCGGGCGACCAGCGTCACCTCGGGCCGCTCGTTGTCGGCCTCCAGCAACCGCTCGATCCCGGCCCGCCCGCCACCGAGTGAGTCCCACAGCGCCGAGACGACCCAGCGCGGATGCGAGTGCACGACGGAGAGATGGTCCTCGGGATCCTCGTCGTAAGGCGGAGCGACCCGCTGGATCCACCCGTCGAGATCGTCCTGCGCGACTTTCCGCAGCACGGCGTTGACGAACTTGGCCCGCCCGTCACCGAGAACGACCCGCGCGAGCTCCACGGACGCGGACACGGCGGCATGCGGCGGAATCCGCGTCCCGAGCAGCTGATGCACACCCAGGCTGAGCACGTCGAGCACCGGCGGGTCGACCTCACGCAGCGGCCGGTCCACACACGCGGAGATGACCGCGTCATACGTCCCCTGCCGGCGCAGCGTCCCGTACACGAGCTCGGTGGCGAGCGCGGCGTCCCGCCCGTCGAAGTCGCCCTTCTCCCGCGCCTTCCGCAGCAACGGCGGCAGCACGAGGTTGGCATACGCGTCCCGCTCGTCCACGGCACGCAGCGCCTCGAAGGCGAGAACGCGGACGGGGTCCTTCTTGGGCCGTCGGTAGGGCTTGCCGGGTTTGCTGGGCCGACGGGAGGTGTCGCTCACGAAAAAGGTGCTCCGGATTGCTGGATGAGATGTACGACCAGCCTACGTCGCACCGTCAGCCCGGCGTACGGCTGGTTACGCCCCCGAGGCCATCCCGTCGGTCAGGTCCGCTCGGTCAGGCCCGGCCGTCAGGCACCGCGGTCAGGCACCGAGGCTCTCCCCGTCCCCGATCCGCACGCCCCGCGCCCAGTCCGCGGCCCGCATCGGCTTCTTGCCCTGAGCCTGCACCCACAGCAACTCGACGGCGTACGACCCGGTCCCGACGTACACGTTGTTCTTCCCGACGGAGAGTTCACCGGGGGCGAGGTCGTCCCGCCCGGGCACCGGCTGCACGTGGATGAGCTTGAGCCGCTCGCCGCGGAAGACGGTCCAGGCCCCCGGGGCAGGGGTG contains the following coding sequences:
- a CDS encoding transcriptional regulator, translating into MSAENHDPLEGFDTTIHAPNRLRICALLDTAGEAEFGLVQKQLALSASVLSKHVTVLMDADYVGQRKAVRDTRQRVWLHLTRRGRDAYRGHLAALRAIVGPSDPAV
- a CDS encoding transposase, translated to MQPAKPSRRSRGGLTTKIHVAAEGHCRPLALLITPGQRGGCSQFEPVMDKIRVPRTGLGRPRRTPDSVGVDRAYSNLKILAYLRKRGIRHVIPET
- a CDS encoding RsmB/NOP family class I SAM-dependent RNA methyltransferase, giving the protein MSDTSRRPSKPGKPYRRPKKDPVRVLAFEALRAVDERDAYANLVLPPLLRKAREKGDFDGRDAALATELVYGTLRRQGTYDAVISACVDRPLREVDPPVLDVLSLGVHQLLGTRIPPHAAVSASVELARVVLGDGRAKFVNAVLRKVAQDDLDGWIQRVAPPYDEDPEDHLSVVHSHPRWVVSALWDSLGGGRAGIERLLEADNERPEVTLVARPGRATTEELLGEEAAVPGRWSPYAVRLAEGGEPGAIEAVREGRAGVQDEGSQLVALALANAPLDGPDERWLDGCAGPGGKAALLGALAAERGAMLLASEKQPHRAGLVAKALEGNPGPYQVIAADGTRPAWRDGIFDRVLMDVPCTGLGALRRRPEARWRRRPEDLEGFAPLQRGLLQAALDSVRVGGVVGYATCSPHLAETRAVVDDVLKQRADGELIDARALFAGVPELGEGPDVQLWPHLHGTDAMYLALIRKVGQVAR
- a CDS encoding MMPL family transporter, whose protein sequence is MTRTRENQENRENGENRRTPSGQRGIAHLVCGRRAKWVVLVLWLAVLFLTAPFAQKLTDAQDNDAASWLPGSAESTQVLEISENFRPEQIPAVVVYARDGGLTAQDRAAITADVAGLKQLTDHGIRGAETRGPVFDREVDPRAAQVQVPITMDEKGWERIAPAVDSIRDIVGEGGGGLAVHITGPGGTSADFAEAFEGIDSTLLLSAMTVVIVMLLLTYRSPTLILVPLIAVVVALFTAQAFIYLLAEHGGLTVNGQSAGILTVLVFGAGTDYALLLVARYREELRRHEDRHEAMALALHRAGPAVLASGATVVLSMLVLLAAEMNSTRGLGPVAAIGVAVGLLAMVTLFPALLVICGRWIFWPVIPHLGTENPDRRGVWARMGRRIAHRPRMVWAVTAIALAICSLGLIQLRAEGLSNADAFTEKPDSITGQEVSAQYFPAGSGDPLVIVSNQAQAVQVGRAVAGTQGVVPDSLGLPPGTKPSYDGKVLFEATMTDPADSEAAKQTVERVRDAVHEVPDADAQVGGGTAALLDMDKATTHDNILIIPLVLVVVLLILCALLRALIAPLLLIGTVILSFAAALGISALAFRHLFDYAGESTDFPLFVFVFLVALGIDYNIFLTTRIREEATHQGTRPGVVTGLAATGAVITSAGLVLAGTFAALGTLPMVAFAEIGFAVALGVLLDTFIVRSVLVTSLFLDMGPKVWWPHRLAREDGGAAAVPEAEEGIAERGG